In a genomic window of Gossypium arboreum isolate Shixiya-1 chromosome 9, ASM2569848v2, whole genome shotgun sequence:
- the LOC108455027 gene encoding agamous-like MADS-box protein MADS3 isoform X2, with protein MGRGKVVLERIENKINRQVTFSKRRNGLLKKAYELSVLCDAEVALIIFSSRGKLSEFASNIVPTTLEKYWQHRYSSPVDIPVDETQTLYQEVLRLKAKYESLQHSQRHLLGEELESLTVKELYKIEKQLDRALSQARQKKTKLLLERMEDLSKKERELEVENKQLKSQLELEHCFPSAQGLGDASIEMGNEYNMIPSQANHAKQQSSTHVGYHQFIPQERVTEDRMVNRSGANKCTAGWL; from the exons ATGGGGAGAGGAAAAGTGGTGCTGGAGAGAATAGAGAACAAAATCAATCGCCAAGTAACCTTCTCCAAGAGAAGGAACGGTTTACTTAAGAAGGCCTACGAGTTGTCGGTGCTTTGCGATGCTGAGGTTGCTCTCATCATCTTTTCCAGTCGAGGCAAGCTCTCTGAATTTGCCAGTAATAT TGTGCCAACAACCCTGGAAAAATACTGGCAGCATCGATACAGCTCCCCAGTCGATATTCCTGTGGACGAAACGCAG ACTTTGTATCAAGAGGTATTGAGGTTAAAGGCAAAATATGAATCTCTCCAGCATTCGCAAAG GCATCTCCTTGGAGAAGAGCTTGAGTCACTTACTGTGAAAGAGCTCTATAAGATCGAGAAACAGCTTGACAGGGCTCTCTCGCAAGCTAGACAGAAGAAG ACAAAATTGTTGTTGGAACGAATGGAAGACTTGAGCAAAAAG GAACGTGAGCTGGAAGTTGAAAACAAGCAGCTTAAGtctcag CTAGAGTTAGAGCATTGTTTTCCATCAGCTCAAGGGTTAGGAGATGCTAGCATAGAAATGGGTAATGAATATAATATGATTCCATCACAAGCTAATCATGCTAAGCAACAATCCTCAACTCATGTGGG GTACCATCAGTTTATTCCTCAAGAAAGAGTAACTGAAGATCGTATGGTGAACAGATCAGGTGCAAACAAATGTACTGCAGGATGGCTTTGA
- the LOC108455027 gene encoding truncated transcription factor CAULIFLOWER A-like isoform X1 — protein MGRGKVVLERIENKINRQVTFSKRRNGLLKKAYELSVLCDAEVALIIFSSRGKLSEFASNISVPTTLEKYWQHRYSSPVDIPVDETQTLYQEVLRLKAKYESLQHSQRHLLGEELESLTVKELYKIEKQLDRALSQARQKKTKLLLERMEDLSKKERELEVENKQLKSQLELEHCFPSAQGLGDASIEMGNEYNMIPSQANHAKQQSSTHVGYHQFIPQERVTEDRMVNRSGANKCTAGWL, from the exons ATGGGGAGAGGAAAAGTGGTGCTGGAGAGAATAGAGAACAAAATCAATCGCCAAGTAACCTTCTCCAAGAGAAGGAACGGTTTACTTAAGAAGGCCTACGAGTTGTCGGTGCTTTGCGATGCTGAGGTTGCTCTCATCATCTTTTCCAGTCGAGGCAAGCTCTCTGAATTTGCCAGTAATAT AAGTGTGCCAACAACCCTGGAAAAATACTGGCAGCATCGATACAGCTCCCCAGTCGATATTCCTGTGGACGAAACGCAG ACTTTGTATCAAGAGGTATTGAGGTTAAAGGCAAAATATGAATCTCTCCAGCATTCGCAAAG GCATCTCCTTGGAGAAGAGCTTGAGTCACTTACTGTGAAAGAGCTCTATAAGATCGAGAAACAGCTTGACAGGGCTCTCTCGCAAGCTAGACAGAAGAAG ACAAAATTGTTGTTGGAACGAATGGAAGACTTGAGCAAAAAG GAACGTGAGCTGGAAGTTGAAAACAAGCAGCTTAAGtctcag CTAGAGTTAGAGCATTGTTTTCCATCAGCTCAAGGGTTAGGAGATGCTAGCATAGAAATGGGTAATGAATATAATATGATTCCATCACAAGCTAATCATGCTAAGCAACAATCCTCAACTCATGTGGG GTACCATCAGTTTATTCCTCAAGAAAGAGTAACTGAAGATCGTATGGTGAACAGATCAGGTGCAAACAAATGTACTGCAGGATGGCTTTGA